Within uncultured Methanoregula sp., the genomic segment GCGTTGACGAGATCCCCATGGCATTGTCCTCGGAAAACAGCATCACCGTCCAGAATGTTGGCGATGCAACCAATGCATTGTTTAACCTTGCCCCCGGCAGCAAAATCGGGATCCGGGGCCCGTTTGGCAACGGGTTCACGAAGGGAGAGAAGGTTCTTGCCATTGCCGGTGGAGTGGGAGCAGCCCCGCTCCTGCCGCTTGCCCGGGCAGACTGCGTGATGACGCTGCTTCTCGGTGCAAAGAGCGAGACCGAGCTTCTCTTCCTCGACCAGCTGGACGAGTGTACGGATGTTATCATTGCAACCGATGACGGGTCCCTTGGGCATCACGGGTTCGTGACTGCCCTTATCGATGATCTCAACCTTGCAGCCTACGACCGGCTCGCGGTCTGCGGGCCTGAGATCATGATGCGGGCTGTGCTTGCCAAAGTTGCCGAGAAGGGTCTTGCCCATAAAACAGAATTCTCGCTCCACCGGTACATGAAATGCGGTGTCGGTGTCTGCGGATCGTGCTGCATTGACCCGTCAGGTCTTCGTGTCTGCCGGGACGGCCCGGTCTTCTCCGGCGATCTTCTCCAGAAGAGCGAGTTCGGGCACTACATGCGGGATGCCAGCGGCAGGAAAAAGAACCTGTAATACAGCCGGTTTTTTAGATCCTGACAATTTTTATCTTTTAAAAACAGGTATCAGGGATTGCTGGTATCGGCAGTAAAACGGAACTCGCCTGCAGGGATGCGGATCTCGAACCGGGCACCCTTTTGCGGCACGCCGGTCTCCTTTATCGTAAGATTGGTGATACTGAGAATTTCGTGGGCAAGGAACATCCCGTACCCGGTGTTCCGGTAATATTCCCGTTTGAAGATCTTGTCCTTGGCATTTGCGGGCACGCCGACCCCGTCGTCTTCGTACACGATGGTAACCCCGTCGGCATCATTCAGGTACGAGAACCGGCATACGGTAACTTTTTCCCCGTGCCGGAGGGAATTGTCCACTAAGTTGAAGAACACTTTTTCCAGCAGGTAATCTGCATAGATCTCAAGCTTGTCAAGCTCGTTTTTTACCTGGACGGTACCCATGTTGAGATTTACGATCGCGCTATTTACAGTCGACGCCACCTGCTGCCACAGGGGATCCGCCGCCCCGATGCTCTGGTAATCCTTGGTGAACCGGATCTGCGCCTGGATGAGCTCGGTGAGCTGGCCTATCTTCTGGAGATGTTCGAGTACCTGGGGCTCGGAGGTGATCTCCTGGGCAAGCGAGAGGTACATGACAATGGCCGTGATCTGGTTGAGGATGTCGTGGCGGGTGATCGATGAGAGGGTGTTGAGCTTCCGGTTGGCAAGCTGGATGGCGGTCTCGAACCGCTTGCGTTCCTGGATTTCGATTTTCAGGACATCGTTTGCCCTGAGCAGTTCGTCGGTCCTCTCGCGGACCCGCTGCTCGAGATCGTCTTTTGCCTTCTGGATCACCCGCTCGGCAAGCTTGCGCTCGGTGATATCGATGGCCGAGCAGATCACGGTATTGTTCGGTGAGAGGGATGCGGAGACGAGGAAATGGCGGACTGCTGCATCCCGGGTCTGGAACCGGAGCTCGGTATCCCCGGTATTTGTATGGGTGCGGATCTCGTGCAGGAATGTATCCCTGTCGTACGTGTCGGGAATGATCCGGGAGAGATCTTTACCAATGAGATCATTGCTCCCGTATTTCAGCATCCGGGCGCACTTGCTGTTGAGCTCAAGGATACGTTCCGATGCGAGATCGAATGTCAGGATGCCTGCCTGTGAGTTCTCGAAGATCCCCCGGTATTTCTTCTCTTCTGCCTTGAGCCCTTCGGCAAACGATGAGGTGACAACACCGATCGTGACAAAGATCACGAACCAGGCTGTTGAGACGGCGATGAAGGACGGGTTGAAGTTGCTGTAGTAGTAGACGAGCAGCAGGTAGATCGAACTCATAAAAAGCGAGAAGAGCACGCCCCACCGGGGATACTGGTACACGAAGAGGATGATGGGCAGGAAATAGAGGAACGGGTATACTTCGTAGATACCGTGGGTTAAGGAGAACACGGTTGAATAGATCGCAAAGAGCGTTGTTGCAAGGATGATGACGGTCCAGAACGCCTGGCGTTTTGCCGCAGGAGAGAACGTCATGGGTTGTCCTCATCGTCCCTGGCAGATTTCATGGTTTCTGAAAGCATCTTCTGTTCGAATCTCCTGCGCTCCAGGATCTCCGCCCGCAGTTTTTCGTTCAGCTCCTCGAGATGTGCCGTGCGGGCCCGGACCTGGTCCTCGAGGTCATCGAGGGTCTTCCGGATCTCCTCGTCAACAATCTTGCTGCCGGTAATATCTATCGCGGAACAAAGGATCCTGTCCGGTAAAACCAGTACTGCGGAGACGACAAACCGGAGCACGGCCCCGTCTTTGGCCCGGAACAATCCTTCCGTCTCGTTATTGCGGGGATCTCTTCTCGCCCGTTCAATGAACCCCTCGCGCTCGTCAGCATTGGACCAGATCAGCGCAAGACTCGTTCCAAGCAGTTCTTCCCGTTCATACCGGAGCCACTGGGCGCACTTGGCATTGATCTCGTGCACCTGCTCGGTCCTGGTATCAAAACAGAAAATCCCGTCCTGCGAGTTGTGCAGGACCTGGCGGATTCTTGCTTTTTCCGTCTGGAGTTTGGTTGCATAAGAGGATGCGACTACGCCTATCGTGATGAAGATTGCAAACCATGCCGTTGCAATGGCAATAAGGCCCGGGTTGGAAAACCCGAAGAGGTAGACAAGGCTGATGTACAGCAGGCTGATGCCAAGGGAAAAGAGCACGCCCCGGTTGGGATAGAAATACACGACGAGGATAATGGGCAGGATGTACAGGAACGGGAATATCTCGAAGAGCCCGTGGGTCAGCGAGAAAACCGTTGTGATAATTGCCCCGATGGATGCCGCAGCAATAATGAACAAACGCAGTGAGTCTTCATTCTCGTCTGGCAAGGCTTTCATCACCTGTCCTCCTGCATCCCGGAAAACAACGGTACCGCTTTTGTACTCGTGGTATAGTATACTCGGTGATCTCATTACATATATTTTTACAACCCCGGATCCGTAAACCGGCCCGTGATCCGGGTCATTCCGGCAGGTTCAGCCCGTTTGCCGAACCGCCATTGATCTGTTCGAGATCCTCGAGCTTGTTGATGTTGGTGAAGGTACGGAGTTTGGGATCGAACTGCCTGAGTTCCTCTACAGGAACATACCGGGTATTGATGCTGCGGATCATCGGCCGCAGGGATAAGGAATCATGGCTTTTCAAGTAATCCATGAGTATTGATCGACGGTAGACCGCATGGAGGGGCTCTATCATGTCATAGTTCCAGCTGGGTATTGCCGCATCGTAATTATCAATGGACTCGAAGAGATACCGGACAACATTGCTGTCGATGCAGGGCATGTCGCAGGCAGATACAAAGATGTAATCGCCACGGGCGGCCATGGCCCCGGCGTGGAGTCCCCCGATGGGCCCGATGCCGGTACGGATGTCGGTAATGCACCGGACGCCAGCGATTGCATGGAACCGCTTGCACTGTTCCGGGTCCCGGGCAACAAGGATGATCTCGTCCACGACCGGCCTGAGCGAGTCGATCAGGCGCTCGATAAAGGTCCTGCCCTCGAACACGAAGAAATATTTCTCCTGCCCGTTTGCGCGTCGCGCCTCCCCGCCTACGAGAATGACTGCCGATCTCATCCGCTCACCTGTTCATACTGCAACCCGGCGGGATCTGTGCCGGTGCAGATTCCCCGCGTGTCAATAACCTTTCTTTGATTACTTAGATCTTTTGTTCAATGTATTTTACGAAGACCTTTTTGTTCCAGCAGAAGGAGCGCTTCCTTGATACCGATGTCGGGGGAGAACCCGCCGATGCCCCGGGCAGCCACGATCCGGTGGCAGGGGATTCGGGGGGAGGGGGACAGTCCATTTTATTTTGGAGAGAGGGATACGGGATCTTCAATTCCCCGGAGATCGGGTCAGCAATTATAATGATGCCCGACATGGGGGTACTAATACCGCGCAGTTTTTCTTACCCCGGAAAAAAATTCTTCCAGGTAACATCAATTCATCCTATTTACGTTTTTTCGCTCAAATCTTTACACGTTTTTTCATTAATCACGCCAGTTTGAAGAATTGGACAGAAAATATAAATATTGCAGTTATAAATCGCTCAGTGTGGACAGCCGGTGGTTGTCCCGAAAACTAAAGGACGGGTTCACCAAGCGTCGAAACTATGTTGAACCCGGCCCTGCCCGTAGGCATGTGATTATTATCTTTCATTCTTATGAAGATTTTCCCGTGCCTCCGAGCGTAGCGTATTGAAAAACGCGAAGGAGTTGAAAAAGAATGAACCTACGCAAATTGAGCATCGTCCTGCTGGCACTGCTGCTGGCAGCGATGGTGATGGTACCGATGGTGAGTGCGGGGAATGAGCAAATAACGAACGGAGATAATTTCCAATTATCTCAACTCAAACCCGATAATTCACAAACAAAAATTGTAATCCAAAATGGTTTCAGTCTCACTAAAGATGATAACCAAACGGTGATTCCAGCAGGATCAATTATTCAGCATTCTGATGCTGGAATTACACGGGTATTTGATTCTGACGGAAAACAAATTTCAATTTCTAATGATAGTGATTCACCAAAGATCTCCACACCCTATGGAGATCTCCCCGCAGTGAATGTCAATCAGATTCCGGATGGATCCTACGTAGATGTGAAAGATAACGGGATTACAAATGTTTATTCAAAGGGTCAACGTGTCCTGACAGTTGTATCCCCGGTAGGTAAACGAATACCTGTACCGTCAACAGATGGCTGGATCGAAGATACCAATGCTTGGAATATTCCACAACTGGGTCAGTTCATTGCAGATTGGACCGTGCCTTCATCACCCCCCAACCAGCAGACCGGAGCAATTAATTATATTTTCAACGGAATTCAGCCGGGTAATAGCGTTGGAATTGTCCAACCGGTTCTTGAGTACAATGTCGCGGGAACCCACCAATGGACCGGAGCCCCTTGGTATGTTGACAGTAATAACATA encodes:
- a CDS encoding PAS domain S-box protein, translated to MKALPDENEDSLRLFIIAAASIGAIITTVFSLTHGLFEIFPFLYILPIILVVYFYPNRGVLFSLGISLLYISLVYLFGFSNPGLIAIATAWFAIFITIGVVASSYATKLQTEKARIRQVLHNSQDGIFCFDTRTEQVHEINAKCAQWLRYEREELLGTSLALIWSNADEREGFIERARRDPRNNETEGLFRAKDGAVLRFVVSAVLVLPDRILCSAIDITGSKIVDEEIRKTLDDLEDQVRARTAHLEELNEKLRAEILERRRFEQKMLSETMKSARDDEDNP
- a CDS encoding PAS domain-containing sensor histidine kinase, with protein sequence MTFSPAAKRQAFWTVIILATTLFAIYSTVFSLTHGIYEVYPFLYFLPIILFVYQYPRWGVLFSLFMSSIYLLLVYYYSNFNPSFIAVSTAWFVIFVTIGVVTSSFAEGLKAEEKKYRGIFENSQAGILTFDLASERILELNSKCARMLKYGSNDLIGKDLSRIIPDTYDRDTFLHEIRTHTNTGDTELRFQTRDAAVRHFLVSASLSPNNTVICSAIDITERKLAERVIQKAKDDLEQRVRERTDELLRANDVLKIEIQERKRFETAIQLANRKLNTLSSITRHDILNQITAIVMYLSLAQEITSEPQVLEHLQKIGQLTELIQAQIRFTKDYQSIGAADPLWQQVASTVNSAIVNLNMGTVQVKNELDKLEIYADYLLEKVFFNLVDNSLRHGEKVTVCRFSYLNDADGVTIVYEDDGVGVPANAKDKIFKREYYRNTGYGMFLAHEILSITNLTIKETGVPQKGARFEIRIPAGEFRFTADTSNP
- a CDS encoding dihydroorotate dehydrogenase electron transfer subunit, whose translation is MADSLSVPVTIVRVKKETPLIHTFVFDTSFTFSPGQFVMVWVPGVDEIPMALSSENSITVQNVGDATNALFNLAPGSKIGIRGPFGNGFTKGEKVLAIAGGVGAAPLLPLARADCVMTLLLGAKSETELLFLDQLDECTDVIIATDDGSLGHHGFVTALIDDLNLAAYDRLAVCGPEIMMRAVLAKVAEKGLAHKTEFSLHRYMKCGVGVCGSCCIDPSGLRVCRDGPVFSGDLLQKSEFGHYMRDASGRKKNL
- a CDS encoding molybdenum cofactor guanylyltransferase: MRSAVILVGGEARRANGQEKYFFVFEGRTFIERLIDSLRPVVDEIILVARDPEQCKRFHAIAGVRCITDIRTGIGPIGGLHAGAMAARGDYIFVSACDMPCIDSNVVRYLFESIDNYDAAIPSWNYDMIEPLHAVYRRSILMDYLKSHDSLSLRPMIRSINTRYVPVEELRQFDPKLRTFTNINKLEDLEQINGGSANGLNLPE